The following coding sequences are from one Diadema setosum chromosome 9, eeDiaSeto1, whole genome shotgun sequence window:
- the LOC140233287 gene encoding serine/threonine-protein kinase 4-like: protein MITYTVLSLRTLCLNDQPTITPSPVGATSVAAAQSSTAVRAPSPRGAAASSSCSSYVWTISDLKTFDPSRGSIVLGKGSYGTVYLCRHRVTNQPIAIKTFTLPSCVQQMTKKVAEIQEEAALLDLFGREECFPTYLGCLEIGTGCVGLAMEFIGDAMTGETVTLHEAIRGAVPAITSSNWLRLALDICRGLELIHQRGYLMNDLKEDNVLLDKSSSGRWRARVIDLGMVSRQSSSSPYYFTSEEKARYLRGELYQHIAPEVAIQDQATDVLSDVYQVGRLMNMMGQAAGDGRLKLIGALCRNVCRASRPAVRDVVHELERML, encoded by the exons ATgatcacatacactgtacttagTTTACGAACATTATGTTTGAATGATCA ACCTACCATCACTCCATCTCCGGTGGGTGCGACTAGTGTGGCTGCCGCCCAAAGCAGCACCGCGGTGAGAGCTCCAAGCCCCCGTGGTGCTGCTGCATCGTCATCCTGCAGCTCCTACGTGTGGACCATCTCAGACCTGAAGACCTTTGACCCCTCCAGAGGATCCATCGTCCTGGGTAAGGGGTCATACGGCACGGTGTACCTTTGCCGTCATCGTGTCACCAACCAACCGATTGCCATCAAGACGTTCACGCTGCCCTCCTGCGTCCAGCAGATGACTAAAAAG GTAGCTGAGATACAAGAGGAGGCAGCCCTGCTGGACTTGTTTGGCAGGGAGGAGTGTTTCCCGACGTATCTTGGATGTCTTGAGATCGGTACCGGTTGTGTCGGCCTTGCAATGGAGTTCATCG GTGACGCGATGACGGGAGAGACCGTGACTCTCCACGAGGCCATCCGGGGCGCGGTCCCTGCCATCACCAGCTCCAACTGGCTCCGTCTGGCATTGGACATCTGCCGAGGTCTTGAGCTCATTCATCAGAGAGGATATCTGATGAATGACTTAAAAGAGGACAATGTCTTGTTAGACAAGTCCTCTTCAG GTCGTTGGCGGGCCAGAGTCATCGATTTAGGCATGGTCTCCCGTCAGTCGTCTTCCTCCCCTTACTATTTCACCTCCGAGGAGAAGGCACGATACCTTCGAGGGGAGTTATATCAGCATATCGCCCCTGAGGTCGCCATTCAAGACCAAGCGACAGACGTCCTCAGCGATGTCTATCAGGTGGGTCGCCTGATGAACATGATGGGGCAAGCTGCAGGCGACGGGAGATTGAAGCTCATCGGTGCGCTCTGCCGAAATGTCTGCCGAGCTTCTCGGCCCGCTGTGAGAGATGTCGTCCACGAGCTGGAAAGGATGCTATAG
- the LOC140233286 gene encoding uncharacterized protein, with protein MRAKHMASLVGGMASQSLQKMAHSQEKSRHVEIRVSREEERARQAEDRACRAKERARIAEERATAMEESLRVAEERARRAEEKATIANGREKQAEERARRAEEEATIAKGREKQAEERARQAEEEATIAKGREKQAEERARQAEEEATIAKGREKQAEERARRAEEEATIAKGREKQAEERARQAEEEATIAKGREKQAEERARRAEEEATIAKGREKQAEERARQAEEEATISKGREKQAEERARRAEEKATIANGREKQAEERARQAEEKATIAKGREKHAEEKARMLKNKYLDAASEIQVLKMELALAKRKKDATGSHLQDRQGVVTASSSGVSPSPSLPGCTPNQAAASAPPNTPSRPTSHGSVGIAGHPAPSTTSPVSNSPSLVHTPHTSKPPSSSKTSASPTPRPTITSSPVGLTSGAAAQSSTAVTAPSPRGAAASSSCTSSYVWTISDLKTFDPSRGSIVLGKGSYGTVYLCRHRVTNQPIAIKTFTLPSCVQQMTKKVAEIQEEAALLDLFGREECFPTYLGCLEIGTGCVGLAMEFIGDAMTGETVTLHEAIRGAVPAITRSNWLRLALDICRGLELIHQRGYLMNDLKEDNVLLDKSSSGRWRARVIDLGMVSRQSSSSPYYFTSEEKARYLRGELYQHIAPEVAIQDQATDVLSDVYQVGRLMNMMGQAAGDGRLKLIGALCRNVCRASRPAVRDVVHELERML; from the exons ATGAGGGCCAAGCATATGGCAAGTCTCGTGGGAGGAATGGCGAGCCAGTCCCTTCAGAAAATGGCTCACTCCCAGGAGAAGTCTCGGCATGTCGAGATTCGAGTAAGCCGGGAAGAAGAAAGGGCACGACAGGCAGAAGATCGTGCTTGTCGTGCCAAGGAGAGAGCAAGGATTGCCGAGGAGCGGGCAACAGCTATGGAGGAGAGCTTGAGAGTTGCCGAGGAGCGAGCGAGACGAGCTGAAGAGAAGGCTACAATCGCTAATGGGAGAGAGAAGCAGGCCGAGGAGCGAGCGAGGCGAGCTGAAGAGGAGGCTACCATCGCcaaagggagagagaagcagGCCGAGGAGCGAGCGAGGCAAGCTGAAGAGGAGGCTACCATCgctaaagggagagagaagcagGCCGAGGAGCGAGCGAGGCAAGCTGAAGAGGAGGCTACCATCgctaaagggagagagaagcagGCCGAGGAGCGAGCGAGGCGAGCTGAAGAGGAGGCTACCATCGCcaaagggagagagaagcagGCCGAGGAGCGAGCGAGACAGGCTGAAGAGGAGGCTACCATCgctaaagggagagagaagcagGCCGAGGAGCGAGCGAGGCGAGCTGAAGAGGAGGCTACCATCGCcaaagggagagagaagcagGCCGAGGAGCGAGCGAGGCAAGCTGAAGAGGAGGCTACCATCTCTAAAGGAAGAGAGAAGCAGGCCGAGGAGCGAGCGAGGCGAGCTGAAGAGAAGGCTACCATCGCTAATGGGAGAGAGAAGCAGGCCGAGGAGCGAGCGAGGCAAGCTGAAGAGAAGGCTACCATCgctaaagggagagagaagcaCGCCGAGGAGAAAGCAAGGATGTTGAAGAACAAATATCTTGACGCGGCATCAGAGATTCAGGTCTTGAAGATGGAGCTGGCTTTGGCCAAACGTAAGAAAGATGCTACAGGGAGCCATCTTCAG GATCGTCAGGGTGTCGTCACTGCTTCCTCCTCCGGTGTTTCTCCCTCTCCTAGTCTGCCTGGATG TACACCAAATCAGGCCGCAGCCTCGGCACCTCCCAACACCCCTTCGCGCCCAACCTCACACGGTTCAGTCGGTATCGCTGGTCATCCAGCACCGAGCACCACCTCTCCTGTCTCAAACTCCCCATCCCTTGT ACATACGCCCCACACATCCAAACCACCTTCTTCCAGCAAGACATCGGCAAGCCCCACTCCTCG ACCTACCATCACTTCATCTCCGGTGGGTTTGACTAGTGGGGCTGCTGCCCAAAGCAGCACCGCGGTGACAGCCCCAAGCCCCCGTGGTGCTGCTGCATCGTCATCCTGTACCAGCTCCTACGTGTGGACCATCTCAGACCTGAAGACCTTTGACCCCTCCAGAGGATCCATCGTCCTGGGTAAGGGGTCATACGGCACGGTGTACCTTTGCCGTCATCGTGTCACCAACCAACCGATTGCCATCAAGACGTTCACGCTGCCCTCCTGCGTCCAGCAGATGACTAAAAAG GTAGCTGAGATACAAGAGGAGGCAGCCCTGCTGGACTTGTTTGGCAGGGAGGAGTGTTTCCCGACGTATCTTGGATGTCTTGAGATCGGTACCGGTTGTGTCGGCCTTGCAATGGAGTTCATCG GTGACGCGATGACGGGAGAGACCGTGACTCTCCACGAGGCCATCCGGGGCGCGGTCCCTGCCATCACCCGCTCCAACTGGCTCCGTCTGGCATTGGACATCTGCCGAGGTCTTGAGCTCATTCATCAGAGAGGATATCTGATGAATGACTTAAAAGAGGACAATGTCTTGTTAGACAAGTCCTCTTCGG GTCGTTGGCGGGCCAGAGTCATCGATTTAGGCATGGTCTCCCGTCAGTCGTCTTCCTCCCCTTACTATTTCACCTCCGAGGAGAAGGCACGATACCTTCGAGGGGAGTTATATCAGCATATCGCCCCTGAGGTCGCCATTCAAGACCAAGCGACAGACGTCCTCAGCGATGTCTATCAGGTGGGTCGCCTGATGAACATGATGGGGCAAGCTGCAGGCGACGGGAGATTGAAGCTCATCGGTGCGCTCTGCCGAAATGTCTGCCGAGCTTCTCGGCCCGCTGTGAGAGATGTCGTCCACGAGCTGGAAAGGATGCTATAG